In Quercus robur chromosome 11, dhQueRobu3.1, whole genome shotgun sequence, the following proteins share a genomic window:
- the LOC126706255 gene encoding uncharacterized protein LOC126706255 isoform X2 produces the protein MSRDAGVGAGESGLIQMSLSLGASDDVVDGSSSFKSPNTVEREILGSNPSLSRSSTTRIKMVLGYSVIDFTICILCCQPCLLCWMLLLSLQQSEPKQVLIAT, from the exons ATGTCTCGCGATGCCGGCGTCGGAGCCGGCGAGTCTGGTCTGATACAGATGTCACTTTCTTTGGGTGCCTCCGACGATGTCGTTGATGGGTCATCGTCTTTCAAGTCTCCCAATACG GTGGAAAGGGAAATCCTTGGAAGCAATCCAAGTCTGAGTAGAAGCAGTACTACCAG GATTAAAATGGTTCTGGGCTATTCTGTGATTGATTTTACAATCTGCATACTATGCTGCCAACCATGTCTTCTTTGCTGGATGCTGCTTCTCTCTTTACAACAATCTGAACCTAAACAG gtCTTAATTGCTACTTAG
- the LOC126706255 gene encoding uncharacterized protein LOC126706255 isoform X1 codes for MSRDAGVGAGESGLIQMSLSLGASDDVVDGSSSFKSPNTVEREILGSNPSLSRSSTTRIKMVLGYSVIDFTICILCCQPCLLCWMLLLSLQQSEPKQSIWVNWFWVARDLSFAFARDSALSLLARKRVGVAMVHGVLDGSLTTLFSSKAKGVDGFINFWRRLI; via the exons ATGTCTCGCGATGCCGGCGTCGGAGCCGGCGAGTCTGGTCTGATACAGATGTCACTTTCTTTGGGTGCCTCCGACGATGTCGTTGATGGGTCATCGTCTTTCAAGTCTCCCAATACG GTGGAAAGGGAAATCCTTGGAAGCAATCCAAGTCTGAGTAGAAGCAGTACTACCAG GATTAAAATGGTTCTGGGCTATTCTGTGATTGATTTTACAATCTGCATACTATGCTGCCAACCATGTCTTCTTTGCTGGATGCTGCTTCTCTCTTTACAACAATCTGAACCTAAACAG AGTATTTGGGTTAATTGGTTTTGGGTAGCCAGAGATTTGAGTTTTGCATTTGCTAGAGACTCTGCTTTGAGTTTGCTGGCAAGAAAAAGGGTAGGAGTAGCCATGGTTCATGGGGTTTTGGATGGTTCACTGACTACATTGTTCAGTTCCAAAGCCAAAGGAGTTGATGGATTTATCAATTTTTGGAGAAGATTAATATGA